tgggtaaaCTACACAGTTGGTCACTTAAATTTCAAAAGTTCTCATTTTGggcactaaaaaataaaaaatttcattttaggcaTTTCTGTTAATAACCATTTCCATTTTAGGCACTgtagttaaaaattatttttatgttggTCACTCATCGTTAATTCAATGTTGTTGTACATTCCTTTTAGCTATCCaactttattaaattttcattttgctcacttattttatctttttacttTTTctagaattaattttagttttttggtAAAAGGAAAAACGTGAGTGTATAGGGAAAAACTTAGGGTTTTGCATGAAAAAATCaattatcttttaatttcttttatttttttcttttataaaattacttttagttttttcctaataaaaagtaaaacttaaaattttacagGGAATCAATTGAGATTTATAAAAAATGTTGGGTctttgtacaaaaattattttatctttttaattttctttaatttttccattttctagaattaattttaaactttttcccAGTAAAGGGAAAAATTTTGGGGCTTTACTTGGAATTACTTAAAATTTGTTTCCTGTAAATATCCctcttttaaattcttttttttcttttaaaattaattttaatttttccagTAGAAAAACTTGGATTTTTCCAGTGAATTACTAAGATTTTGACAGAAAAAACTCGAGTTTTTACAATGAATTGAATTAAAAGGAAAGACTTAGGTTTTTCCTCTGCAGTTAAATAACttaatttcatataaaaatttaaatttttttaaagaataaagtaattttaaaaaagaaatgagtgattaaaataaaaaattattacaaTTGGGTGACTAAAATAAGCGTACAATAACATTAAATAAACAATGGATAAAGCTATCCTTGGGCCGAGGCCTAGTTATAAAAAAATTCATGTCTAGGTTTGTTTTCGGATCGCTCAACCCACtcaaaaaacttgtttcactattccaaaattaatcaaatgttaaaatatattttaaatagatattttatatatttttataattaaatttaaattttaaaaaatatttttattatataaattgaatTCGAGTTGACCCAAGGTACAAATATTATTATCTAACCCCGGTTTAATCCAACCTTCACCAAATCTACCGACATATAACCAAAATAAGAATAACTTTAATATTAATACCTGCAATGAAAATGGATTTTAACTATTGTGCCTAGAATGAGTAATAATGGCCATAAGAACTCATTTGGTTGGTCATATTTATTTCATCACTAACCTACATGATTTTTAGAAGTTTTAAACATTTTTTAAACTTATAATtattgtattttaaattttttaaaaatatagatAAATCGCTGTTAAAATTGCAATGATCTAATTAACTTTTCaatctaaaattaaaatgaaaaaacagatgaaatgtttttttttttttgataaaatgacAACCTATTAACAAACAACTCCAGTTTGTCAAGAATACCTCGCTGGGAAGAGTGAAGGCGCTCAAAAAATAATACAAATTCACAGCATAAGACAAAGAAATAATGGAATCATATGTTCAATTATTCAGGCTTAGAACCTTATGGCTCCCCCAAAATTGAGCCATTGAGTTAAGGTCAGTCAATGAATGATGCAGCAAACAAGTATATTACATGAATGATGGCTGTTGGTACTTAAAAATTATTAGTCAGTCACCTCCATGTCTCATCCAGCACTTGACTACCCTTCCATCCAAACTTTTTATTATTTCCCATCCCATCCTACCTACCCAAAGTAATTAATGAACCGTCATTACGATCTAGGACCAAGGCGTGAACACTTCCTTCGACCATTTTTGCTAAGCCCGCAAACACACGTCTCCAGAAGCTCGTAGTCCTCCTCCCAGAATAACAGGGATGCCTTCTCCGGATTTTGCAATAGCATCTTTGAGGTAAGGAAACCGGCAACTGTCCATGTCTGGTAGAGCCGGGATTGTTTGCCTATGAACCTTCCACTTCTTGTGTCATAGTATTCAGGCCACTGATCCACTGCTAGCCTTTCCTCTGCCAAAGCAACTGCTCTTTGTGCCAATTCTGGCTTCCCCATTTTTATACATGCCAATGTGAACTGAAATAGTGCAGAGCAATTCATTATTACGTGACTAAGGTATACGGATACGTCACAGTCACAGGCATTACAATTCGGAACACACATAATTCAATCAACTATGATTTTTACCTGCCACAGTAGTGTTGGCCACGATCCACCATTGTGATACGACCATGGGCTGCAAACAAAGACGCAAGTCAATATCTGGATTATTGTATTCACCAATTTGCTATGTTTATGGAAAAGTAACGAAAAGAGCCTCACGTATTCTTTGGGTCACTTCCAGTGATGATCCGCCATTCGTCAGACTCCAGTGCGGGGTAAATAATCTTAAGAGGCATGTTAGCCACAAGATCATCCCATTTTGCCTCGATCAAATCCAGAACATCCTTGTTCTGTTTTGGGGTTCCCAAAGAAGAAACAATGGCCCAAAGATTTCCAAGTGTGAAAAACCTAAAATCCATGTGAGCAGGCTGTAAATTGCCAATAAAGTAGCCACCTTCATCAGGAATCCAATCTACTAGCCATGAAGGAATCTGATCTGGATAGATATTGAACTTGTTGATGGCATCTGTTGAATATTCCTCTGTGTTGTAACGATATATCTCGTTGATTTTCTTCATATCAACCCAGTAAtactctctgatatgaaatgagaGTGCACTGAGCCGGTTGTTTACGGCAGCTACCAAATTCTTGGTTGCATCATTCACGGTGAGCATCTCCCGAGAGCAACGCAGAGCGGAATAGAATAAGGCCTGCAAGATCAGGGTTCTTAGGTTTTAAACAAATATATGAGTGAAATGTTTAATATATATGTAACAAAAAGTTATTCAGCTTACTTGTATTTCGAGAGGGTGGCCATGAATACCCATTCGTCTATCAATCATACAGGAGCCATCAGTGACCAACAGTGAAGGAAACATATCGAACCCGTCAGTTAAACACAGATTTAGGATCAGTCTTATGCCTGTTTGTACATCCACCCTATCTTGTAATGAGTAGTCACCAGTGATCTTCCCATAAGCTCTCAACAAGATAATCCACCACAACCCTGTGATTTTAACACCAAAATCAGAGAATTAATACCATCTCAACAGTGACAATAATATGATAGACAACTAACACCGGCAATAAAATATGTTGACAGTATTCAATATTAAAGAAGTAATCATCAAGAAATGCTTCGTTGACTAAAAGTCACTGTCCTACCAGAATCAACAGGGGCAACACGACCAATGGCTGATTCACCAAAATCAGGATCTAAAACCTCTTCAAATGCTTCAGGGCTTCCATCACGAGGGACTGTTCGAACTTTGAAACTTGCTGGCATCAATCCTTGCCCAGGGCTATAGCAGTCCACAGTCTTCTCCCAACTCTGAAACCACCAGAAACATCATCAACAAACAACCAATGCCTAAAAAATACACGGGAGTCCAACAATATACCATCCTAATAACCAGAAGCTAATAGACCAGTTAAAGTCATGAGGCTCCTTCAATGTTATCTGAAGACAAGATCCCCTGTTTCTCTAAGAAATgcaaaaaatgtaaatttatgtTCTACGGCATCATCGCAACATCCAAATAATAATTCATGTTCTTCTAAGGACTAAATGTAGCATATTATTGATAATACATCTTTTTAGTTTCTACAAATTCTGAAATCAGTTGTACCATCAAAGACTTCCACTGATAAAAAAGCACACTAATTTTCCAATTAAAATGTAAAAGCAATGTTAGGTATAAAGATCATAAGTACCTGTAACTGCAATGTGTGAAGAAGAAAATTCTTCACAATCTCTGCCTCCCCATTTAGCAGAAAGGCAAGCGCTGAAGGTACAAAGTCACAGATAAATATCTGATCATAGTTCAACGGCTGCTTGTCAGCTGGATCATTAGCAGCTATGGTCCCCACTGGATTTCCGCAATAGCTCACCACAGCACCACGTAGTATGTTCCATGCCTCTTTCTCAATCTCAGACACCTCTCTCTCAATCCTAGGTTCGGTCAGATTCGAACCCTCTACATTATTTGTATTTACATCTGACTCACTAACATTTATTCCAGTGTTATCCTCTTTAACTAATCCATCACCCGTCTCAATCCTCTCAATCACCAAAGGCTTCACATTCAACCCACCTTGAATGTAAATCCTCTCGAAATTCTTCTCATTAAGGTGATGTTCAACAGATGTCGAGTGGTTCCTAAAATCCGACGCTACTCTGGGAATTACTAAAACACCCCTTGATCTACCTTTATCAACACGGAAACTATCACTAAATACCCTAGACTGACCCCAGCTTGAATCGGACACACTAAAAGCCCTCCAATTTGGATCAGCAACACACTTATAACCTACGATCTGCGACTTATTATGCTTACATGAGTGCAACCTACGGCGATCAACCGCCTTAGAAAGTGATTTCGACAAATTACGGATACCGGAACGGCTCATTTTTGGGGGAGAAAACCCAAAAATAGAAGAGCTTCTATAACTTACTAGGAATATACAACAAGGTTTCATGCTGGATATTCCAATACAAGTGCTAGACTTCATAACTAATCCTTTTTCCCCTTTTTACTAAATTCaagaatcaaatttttatactctATGGCAAGATGTATATACAAAACCTCTGTTAATCTtaaaaaataaacagagaaataaaaaaaattgggaatataatttaataataaactaCAAAGAAAAGAAAGCTAAAAATGGAAATTAAATCTAGAAGCGAATACTTACAATTGAACGTTTGATTATAGAATTGAGAGAGGGATTTGTCTTAAAGATTCAAAGATTTGGAGATTTTTGAAACTAAACGCATTGCTTGGTATTTATAGGCAAAAGGAAAAGGGGGGAAAAGGTAGGTGGTTGTAATTACTGTTTGGCCCCTGCACGTGAAAGACTTCAGGTTTTGGTGGTGTGCATTTACCATAAAGCCCTTGAAAGGATTAGATTTGTTTTTaactattaattatttattaaaacacATCATCATCATTGTTTGAAATTTCTTTTACGTGAAAAATATGTAGAAATTTTGAGACTTATCTGTCTGAGGATGACCGTAGTGGATCGGACAAGAGAAGAGGAATCTTTCGTACAACAATTTCTGTAAATGATCAACGTGTTGAAAAAAAACATATTTCTTCTACATTTTGTTACAAGAATTGCATATTCTATTCATATTTGATTTTGGAATTGTATGgtggaatttattgaatttttaaaattttaattgaaattttatactattaatatagtatcaattaaatcattttattaatttcGTTCTTAGTTGTTAGGATATTATtatgataaattatttttaacaatTTGATTTCTAATAAGAtattattatgagatattatATCTCCGCAATTTGATTCTTACGTAATTATTAttgtatagatatatatatatatatctatatatatatatatgccctTGAGGTCACCCTATTCTTGTCATTAGCTTAAATGTCAAAATTTAACTTGAATTTATTGTTAGGTGTATTTAAAACATGTAAACATGTGTACATTAATTATATGGACAATTTAAATTTAACATGATAAAAAACAAGTCTTGTAAAATTTAATGATATTATCTATTTTTAAACAATTTATATGTTGTCAACCAAACTAAAAGAAGAACTTGAttgtagaaaattttaaaatttaggtcatAATTTAAGGATATGTCTTGTCATGCGGTCAGTATCTTGCAATATTTATCATTTCGGTCATAAATCGATTTCAAGTAATCTAAATTCCGTTCTAATTAgaattttagtatgttttgattGTTTCAATGTGTTTCAGCCAACGTCAATTTGTACTAACTTTAAGGGCGAACTCAAGGGAACAAACAGGGGTTTTAGCCCTAAAAAATGGAAAATTAACCTTTTATTCcacataaataataaatttataaattaatatatggtaAATCTACACTTTGGTcttcaaaagtaaaaaaaaaatcattttagtcctttcaaaatgatgaatttataaattaataaataataatttgacatatgaaaaattaaaattcaattctgatcaccttaaaaatatttaaatgtgcCTCCAACTAGCTTGTATTGGATACAaacttttgatattttaaaataattttaatttttcttttatcttaattttaataattacattcaaaattaaaatataattattaaatttgattAATAATATGAATATAATTAAGATATATTTACatgtataaatataaaaataaaaatatttaaaaacatagTGTGGGGTGGAATTAACCCTAAACCTACGTAAAAAAAATAAGTTATTGAGATTTAAAAGAGAACCTTTAAAatggtaagtgattttgatatttTCAAAAAAGGTATTTTGTTTAAcatgtaaaaattttaaactatttgATTTGTCCGAATATCAAActggaaaagaaaaaagaacaggACAAGCACAAAAAAATGGGACAAATTCCATTTTTGTTAAAGATATAAAGAAGGGTAAAAGAGTCATAACACAATTTGCAACTACGAATGGATGATGTTGGTCGGCGGTGGTTCCCATCTTCTTCTAGTATTTTAAAAGAACAAAAGCAAGGAAGAAATGACGAAAGTGCAATGTTTGTGGTCCCCACAAGGCCTCCAACAAGTGGACAAATTCGTATACAAAATAGTACCATAGAAGCTGCAAAATTACGTATGTGTCTTTGTAGCTGATTTAACACGTGGGGACGTTTGACTGGATAAAACTAGCAGCCGGTTTCTAGTTTTTtactctcttctttttctttataGTAGATTTTTTTATAAAGTATAGAAATGGTGACTCAAGTATTTCTCGGTGgttagaatttttattttcgcCATTGAATTATATAAAATCATTTTTGTAATATTAACAGAAATGCTGATGTGGgtttttttattattgttttaataataaatttaattttttagtatttataaattctattaatttaaattttgataTTGGATTGATGAAGCATCTATGGATGTGCACTCATCTAACCTAGACTAGTAGAAATGGGTTTCAAGAAGCATCGAGGGATTGTTCCAACGATACTGCCCCTGAGTTTTGGAGAATATCATATCTTTCACTCCAAAAGTTTCTCAAGGAGGGGTTTCTTGTGGTTTTACATTGTTTTTCCAAGCAAATTATTGGCGGGTTTATGGTTGCAGGAGACGTTTTAGTTTCTTGCTTTCATTAGTTGGTTTTGGTTAAGGGAGGAGGCTCTCTACAGACTAGGGTGTGTTTAATTTACTTTCTTTTACTGATTCATTTTCTTGTTTGGATTGTGTGTTAATTATGAGGATCGATTATGACTTTATGAAACGCACCTATTTCTATGCTGAATGGTTTCCCCCACTATGTTATGTAATGAATGCTagctaatattaaaaaaaaaaaaaatcaataagtttagcctttaatatttatattttttattttaattaaaattttaaaatatttggattaattcatgatttggccattaaaatataaatatatattttttactttggtacttaaatttttttgtcctaatttggtacctaaagtaTTTCTTTGTAATGATTTTTAGTCCAAAAGTTATTTGACCTTAACAAAATCAACCAATTAGAGAATGTCACATAGTGACTTTTATATTTACATTAAAAAattacttaaattattttttacttaaaaatatatttattaaaattaaatttattaataaaggtTATGTTTTAATTCATTTCTTTCTCCCATCCTCTCTTCCTCTCTCTCTTCCATCTTCTTATCCACTCCATCTTTTTTCCCAATACAAACAACCATGGCCAAAATCTTCCTCTCcattaccacatatgcatattcaTATCATAACTATCATCACTATacaccaaaaattaaaataaaaagaaaggcaTAAAAAATCATCAACTCAAATTTTGGTCAAAGCAAGAATATATTTTTCGGTATTGTTTGATTGATCAAAAAACGATGAAAGAAAAGCTTATAAAAGGGGAagaatatattgaaatttaagaCAACCCAGCGGTGAAAAGCACCTTGATATAGTGttgaagttttaatttttatttgtagATCTATAAAAATCTGGTGTTCTTTTGAAATAATAAATGTTGGAAATGAAAAGAGGGGATCAAAAACAAGAGAATGATGAAATTCAAACTCAAACAACTACCGGTGAGTGGCGGCTGACAATGGTGTATGGTGGCCAATGTTGTTTGGACTAGACCGATCGGTTGGACTCGTTGGGCCGAGAACCAGTTGAGGTACCAGTCCAAAAAGAGACTTTGAACTGATTAACCCGAGAATCGATATGGACCAGTTGAATCTGGCGGTTGAActgaactttttatttattattatttaaaaaattaataattttttaatcaaaCAACCAATCAGACCGACGAACTGGTGGTCTGACAGGTTCGACCACCGATTCAGGTAAAAAAATTCAGAATCTGGAAATTTTCTAGGTTTAGTTTGGGTTTTGGTatgaaactttaaaaaaaaaaagaggatttaaattttaaattaattaaagtaaaaataattaaacaaaattttaattaaaggaGATTGTATACAATTTTGGGTTTACTTTTGTTTAGATATTTATGAGCCAAAAATCTAAGAGAAACCTAATTTTAGATTTTTGAGTTAAAAACAGTTAAATTTTTATCAGATtaatgaattttttataatttttatttttgtactttttaattgttatatgttttctgttttttatatatattgttatatttttaaaaattgatatataaatatatgataataatatttttaattaaaatgccTTGTGGCATGTTTTAATTGATCACCTTTTTAACGATGTTAAGAAATTGGACCAAAATATATAACATAATGAtactttaggtaccaaattgggaTAAAAAAGGTTTAGGTATCAAAGTGGGAAAACGAGTATACTTGAGGGCCAAATCAAGAATTAAgcctaaaaattcaataaatttagtcATCGATATTTAAAAAATGACAAATTTCTATCTCTTTTAGCTTTGAACTAACAATGTTTGTCAAAGCATCCCAAAATGGATAGAAAAGTTATCGTCTATTAACTTTACTGATGTGGTAGTCCACATGCATGCAGCATCatcaattatttaaaatttttaaaaatcatttaaaataaaaatatatataaattattaaaatttcaaaagaatatataaaatataaaaatggtaaaaaaataaaatattataaaactctCATTTCTAACAAGTAAAAAACTCTTTCTAAGTTTTCATTGTCATTTTTTTTAATAAACAAAGCTCTTTTTTCTTCTAACCTTGAGAGTCGCCATTAATAGTGTTGATACTAGTCGCTTCTTCCAATCATATCGTTAATGGCATTTCAAATCTAAAATCCTAAAATGTAACAACTTAagttttagtggtgtcgaaaaagGTGGTTTCGAAACCCCATTTCATAAATCGGGtcagtaaatattaaatatgaatatttatgaaGTTGGTATAAAAGAATATTGATATTTAACCTTTCAAATTTGTCTATTAATTGTTTAATTAGGGTACaggtactaaattgtaaaagtccaatcgcTATAGGTTTTTAATTGGCCAAAGATTTAAAGGCTTAGATTACAATTATCCAAAGGTCCAAaatagtaattaaaccattttgtaATATGAATTAGTGCTTGATTATGGAAGATTCCACTTAATTAAACCATTTTGTAATATGAATTAGTGCTTGATTATGGAAGATTCCACTTACATTTGTTAATGATAGATTAAGTTAATAAAGTATAGTTAAATTAAGTTAATTAGGTGATTAAGGATTTAATTAAAGTATATATATCAAACTTTAGTGGAAATTTGTCCATTCTTACTATCCAAAGCTTAAAAATCTAAAGAAAAATCCATTTTTGAAGCTTTTACATCAGACCATTGATCGGTaagaaatttttaagtttttttcttgtaatttttatattttgaggtCATAGGAGCTtgatttaactagcccatgtaccaatttgcaaaaattttaaagtttttaaaagttttcattgttgatttcttgaagaaattggtgttaaattgatagattttaagcttagattataaaaaatggactagattgtaaagtttaATTTAGTTTTGCACataaggactaaagtgaataaaatgtaaaattattgtGAAAGTTTGATATAAATAGTGAGTAGTTGATCTCTAATAAATGTAACTAAAGTCAGTTTTTAAATCAGGGCTCAAAATTGAAATATATGGTTATTTCAATTTCAggactaatttgaataaaatGTCAAACTTTAGGGGTATCAAAAAATGAGATTGTTTAGGTTTAATTCATGTCATggcataatttataaattttttgtaTTGATGGATTGAATGGAATAATTGTATAGATTAAGAATTGAATCAAAATGATGATAATTGAGGAAAAACTAAAATTGTTGATTAGTCTCTGAAGGTTCAATTTGTTTGGTGTTTTgataaggtaagttcatatgatattTGTTTATATAGGTTTTGTATATTTGATTTGTAGTTATATATTTGTTTGGTCGTGAATTGGTTAAAAAGGCTAGAAttcgactaaattgaaaataaatatttacatgTGTTAAAGATGCtcgtgtgaacttagtaaatgCTTGAATACAATTGGCATGCTAATAGGGTCTTGTTCATGCCAACATGTCACTCACTTTATGGAAACCTTTAATAGAATCAACACTGATGGAGATATCATGGTGAAACAGTTCATTCGATCATCGTAAGGAAATACTTTTGATTTTTACATTGATCTTGAGCTAGGAATGATTGAAATCTGGAAAGAACTTGAGTGACAATTTCTCATTCAATTTGGTAGCACTCGTCACATTGTCAACATGATCTAGCTTACAAGCTCAAAATAGTGGAAGCACAAGCCAGTCATTTGTTACATCCACCATTGGAAGAATCTAAGTCTGAGCTAAAAGGAGAAATTTTCAGAGTCTTCTGCTAGCGACTTGTGCATACAAGACATGAGTTATGGCTTAAGCTACATTCTCCAAGCCATCAAGCGAAAGTCCTTTGAAGAACGAGCTACTCGAGCTCACGACGTAGAGTTAAGTATGAAAACCGCTACAAATCAAGAACCTATTGAGCAAGTAATCTATAATAGggcaaaattttagttgatgacGAAGATTTTAATATGTCCATGGCCATAAATGTGAAACCTATTTTTGTTCAAGTTAAAGGTAAAGCAAAAGTCACACTAAATGAGAGGCAAAAAAGAAGTATCTTCTCAAAGTTGATAAATAAAATTTGATGTCAAATTTTCCAAGTCAATATTCAACTCAAATTTTGTATGTACAAATTTATGGCTCGCTTGGTGGGACAATATTTTCCTTTCATATCTTCTCTTAAGAAATCAAAGCTCAAATTTGCAATTGACTCCaagaatatcatcatcaacaaacCAGCTCCCAAGCCTGCTCAAGGTAATCCTACAGCTCATTTTGCTACATTATAAAGCACCAATGTCTCTGCCCATCATTATGGTACTAGCCAGACGGCGAAAGCACTTTTAGAGTTATTCGGATAGACTTCTTTAATGCTTGCTGACAGTCCACTTCATAATGCTTCTTCACCAACTCAAAACTTAGCATAAGTTTCTTATCATAAATCAAGTTTAGCTCATCGATTATAATTCAAGGGGAAAGAAAATCAATTAAAGTACAACTCCATTCCAACATCTTCTCCATTTCACATCCCGATTTTttgtggtgtcgaaaatagtggtttcaaaaccataattttagttagaaaattttatcgtttagttaatttattaagtaaaaaggattaaattgtaaaagctgCAAAAGTTGAGTTATTTAATTAAAGGGGCTAAATGAATAATTTAACCCATGAGAGTTAAGTTAGTGAATTTAAAtgatgatatgcatatgtggatGGTTAAATTAGGCTTAATATtgattaattaagatttaattaagaAAGTTGAAATATCCAAAAAAAACCTaggtatatatattaaattaaagctaaattaagatgatattttaattcttCTTTTCTACTCATCTTCTCTACGGCAACAAAGCCAaagctagggtttttcatgctGCTTAAATTGGTAAGTGAAACTtagcccatttttagtaatttttaggtttttgagctcgtattagcttaatctagctaacctaaagactaatttgtgaaactgttagaTGTTTgtgttatgccattgttgagtttGAGTTATTCTTGAAATTCCTTGGTAGATTTTTGAGTTTAGTTGTTAGATAGGACTATTTCATAAagtagtttttgataattttaatgttAAAGGACTAAACTATTAAAAGTAATAAACTATTAGGATTTGATGTGAATTAACATCAAATATTAGCTGTAGAGAAGGCCTAATAGGTTCAGTCAAGGTgggtttttaataaaaatagcTAATTTTCACGTTTGGGGCTTATagactaaatttaataaaagtGAAACGTTGagggaaattttttaaaaatgtcaaaaaggacttaattgcataaaatgacttaatttttctgttgaattagttaattgaatgaacttattattctagatcaagaacgTGTTGATAACCGAGGATAAGACAAAGCAGCTGAGTAGTCCCTGTACTTTGGTTGTTAGTACAAATTAGTCCAGTAAGTTCATTtggtttaattttaaataaatttaaatgtatATTAGGTGAATTAATTGCTTTGGTTGAACATTACAATGATGTCACGTATATGAGGATTGAATTAAGAGATCGTTATAGCATTGATCATTAATGAAATGTTCTAAGTCGATGAACATAGGATAGAGTATGATTagcatgccaataggttatatTACACGTGGTACGGGGTTGATATGAGTAGTGGAGATTATTTCTGTA
The Gossypium arboreum isolate Shixiya-1 chromosome 10, ASM2569848v2, whole genome shotgun sequence genome window above contains:
- the LOC108489587 gene encoding alkaline/neutral invertase C, mitochondrial; the protein is MKSSTCIGISSMKPCCIFLVSYRSSSIFGFSPPKMSRSGIRNLSKSLSKAVDRRRLHSCKHNKSQIVGYKCVADPNWRAFSVSDSSWGQSRVFSDSFRVDKGRSRGVLVIPRVASDFRNHSTSVEHHLNEKNFERIYIQGGLNVKPLVIERIETGDGLVKEDNTGINVSESDVNTNNVEGSNLTEPRIEREVSEIEKEAWNILRGAVVSYCGNPVGTIAANDPADKQPLNYDQIFICDFVPSALAFLLNGEAEIVKNFLLHTLQLQSWEKTVDCYSPGQGLMPASFKVRTVPRDGSPEAFEEVLDPDFGESAIGRVAPVDSGLWWIILLRAYGKITGDYSLQDRVDVQTGIRLILNLCLTDGFDMFPSLLVTDGSCMIDRRMGIHGHPLEIQALFYSALRCSREMLTVNDATKNLVAAVNNRLSALSFHIREYYWVDMKKINEIYRYNTEEYSTDAINKFNIYPDQIPSWLVDWIPDEGGYFIGNLQPAHMDFRFFTLGNLWAIVSSLGTPKQNKDVLDLIEAKWDDLVANMPLKIIYPALESDEWRIITGSDPKNTPWSYHNGGSWPTLLWQFTLACIKMGKPELAQRAVALAEERLAVDQWPEYYDTRSGRFIGKQSRLYQTWTVAGFLTSKMLLQNPEKASLLFWEEDYELLETCVCGLSKNGRRKCSRLGPRS